A stretch of the Chlorobiota bacterium genome encodes the following:
- a CDS encoding CDP-alcohol phosphatidyltransferase family protein, with protein MTKLSDKDKFLDLSDYGRFFGKFLANRLKKTNTTPIHVTFYFGISGLIAVYCIYNNYFLIAGLFLILKSSLDAADGELARLKKTPSYSGRYLDSIFDIILNLLILLSISHVSNAEILSVSLAFIGMQLQGTLYNYYYVILRNKSIGGDKTSKIFENKTPKALPGEKQKLVNILYIVFRVCYIIFDSTIYFIDQNAYKVKTFPNWFMTFLSIYGLGFQLLIIAVMLPLGLKNYILPFFIYYSLLILVLIGARRLFIK; from the coding sequence ATGACTAAACTATCAGATAAAGACAAATTTTTGGATTTGTCAGATTATGGTCGATTCTTTGGAAAATTTTTAGCAAACAGGCTAAAAAAAACAAACACGACTCCAATTCATGTTACTTTTTATTTTGGAATATCAGGCTTAATTGCAGTTTATTGTATTTATAACAATTACTTCTTAATTGCTGGCCTTTTTCTCATATTGAAATCTAGCCTAGACGCCGCCGATGGTGAATTAGCAAGGCTCAAAAAGACTCCATCATATTCTGGTAGGTACTTGGATAGTATATTTGACATAATATTAAATCTATTAATTTTGCTCTCAATTAGTCACGTTTCTAATGCTGAAATTTTATCTGTTAGCTTAGCTTTTATTGGGATGCAACTCCAAGGAACATTGTATAATTACTACTATGTAATATTAAGGAATAAATCAATTGGTGGTGATAAGACTAGTAAGATTTTTGAAAATAAAACTCCTAAAGCTCTGCCAGGGGAAAAGCAGAAATTAGTTAATATATTATATATTGTTTTTAGAGTTTGTTATATAATTTTTGATAGCACTATTTATTTCATTGATCAGAATGCTTACAAAGTAAAAACGTTCCCCAATTGGTTCATGACCTTTCTATCAATTTATGGATTAGGATTCCAATTGCTAATTATAGCGGTCATGCTTCCTTTAGGTTTAAAGAATTATATTTTACCTTTTTTTATTTATTATTCACTTTTAATTTTAGTTTTGATTGGAGCAAGAAGATTGTTTATAAAATAA
- a CDS encoding ABC transporter ATP-binding protein — translation MNTDNKTKKNKISYVWAFNEFIWPRKKIISIGLVLIMIRSLAALILPYATKSLIDDIIPNKNYTSLNILLVVVCLSILLQAVSSYVLTKLLSVEAQLLISQMRAKVQRKLMTLPVSFFDNNKSGALVSRVMNDVEGVRNLIGTGLVQLIGGTITAIISLVILIRINATMTLFVLLPVAVFAIIAMKAFAYIRPIFRTRGVLNAEVTGRLTETLNGVRIIKGFNAEEQESKVFEDGVERLFINVKNSLTATSLITSSSTFLLGLASTGIMGIGGYFMMNKTMTYGDFLSFTLFLGFMIAPIVQMSNIGSQLTEAMAGLDRTQELMVMDEEDNPLVRTEVINSIKGDIVFNDVSFRYQENKDVLHNISFDAPAGSVTALVGSSGSGKTTIAGLVATFLNPISGLITLDGHDLSKINLSSYRKFLAVVLQDDFLYEGTIRENILFPRPNATEEDLQNAVVGAYVNEFTDRFDLGLDTVIGERGVKLSGGQRQRISIARALLANPKIIILDEATSNLDTESESFIQKSLQVLMKNRTTFVIAHRLSTIQKADQILVIEDGNIVERGQHQDLIESKGRYHDLFTYQSRI, via the coding sequence ATGAATACTGATAATAAAACAAAAAAGAATAAAATTTCTTACGTTTGGGCTTTCAATGAATTTATTTGGCCTAGAAAAAAAATTATTTCTATTGGATTAGTGTTAATAATGATTAGGAGTTTGGCTGCATTAATCTTACCATATGCAACAAAATCTCTTATAGATGACATTATACCTAATAAAAATTATACATCTTTAAATATATTATTAGTTGTTGTCTGCCTTTCAATTTTGCTTCAAGCAGTTAGTTCTTATGTTTTAACAAAGTTGTTAAGCGTTGAAGCTCAACTCTTAATCTCGCAGATGCGTGCAAAAGTTCAACGGAAATTGATGACTTTACCAGTTAGTTTTTTTGATAATAATAAGTCCGGTGCTTTGGTTTCTCGAGTTATGAATGATGTTGAAGGTGTAAGAAATTTAATAGGAACTGGATTGGTTCAATTGATTGGTGGTACAATTACTGCAATTATTTCTTTAGTCATACTCATTCGAATTAATGCTACTATGACTTTATTTGTTTTGTTACCCGTAGCAGTTTTTGCAATTATAGCTATGAAAGCTTTTGCTTACATTCGTCCTATTTTTAGAACTAGAGGTGTGCTCAATGCAGAAGTAACTGGAAGATTAACAGAAACATTAAATGGTGTTCGTATTATCAAGGGGTTCAATGCCGAGGAACAAGAAAGTAAAGTTTTTGAAGATGGAGTTGAACGATTATTTATAAATGTTAAAAATAGTTTAACTGCAACTTCATTAATAACTAGTTCTTCAACTTTTTTATTAGGTCTTGCTTCAACAGGAATTATGGGTATAGGTGGATATTTTATGATGAATAAAACAATGACTTATGGGGATTTCTTATCATTCACATTGTTTTTAGGGTTCATGATAGCACCAATAGTTCAAATGAGTAATATTGGAAGTCAGTTAACAGAAGCTATGGCAGGGTTGGACCGCACGCAAGAGCTGATGGTAATGGATGAAGAAGATAATCCTTTGGTTCGAACAGAAGTTATAAACTCTATTAAAGGTGACATTGTGTTTAATGACGTTTCTTTTAGGTATCAAGAGAATAAAGATGTACTTCATAATATTTCATTTGATGCACCTGCTGGAAGTGTTACAGCTTTAGTCGGTTCATCTGGTTCTGGTAAGACAACAATTGCCGGACTAGTTGCAACTTTTTTAAACCCAATTAGTGGGTTAATCACTCTAGATGGACATGATTTATCAAAAATCAATTTAAGTTCTTATCGCAAATTTTTAGCAGTAGTTTTACAAGATGACTTTTTGTATGAGGGAACTATACGTGAAAATATATTATTTCCAAGACCTAATGCCACAGAGGAAGATCTTCAGAATGCAGTTGTGGGAGCTTATGTTAATGAATTTACAGACCGATTTGATTTAGGTTTAGATACTGTAATTGGAGAAAGAGGTGTGAAATTATCAGGCGGTCAACGCCAAAGAATTTCAATAGCTCGAGCTCTTTTGGCAAATCCTAAAATTATTATTTTGGATGAAGCAACTTCAAATTTGGATACTGAAAGTGAATCTTTTATTCAGAAGAGTTTGCAAGTTCTTATGAAAAATAGAACAACTTTTGTTATTGCTCATAGGTTAAGCACCATTCAAAAAGCCGATCAGATTTTAGTAATTGAAGATGGTAATATTGTTGAAAGAGGTCAACATCAAGATTTAATCGAATCTAAAGGGAGGTATCATGATTTGTTTACTTATCAGAGTAGAATATAA
- a CDS encoding IgGFc-binding protein — MKYFLNGSLNLILAIIFFLIFQSNIKISAQSFDEGSAGRLFVIAFPATQTDKLDNFSTPDKTEANSYLCMFSQVAQTVSIKRPDGLFDLVKVLAKKPYIYDIVSKNKLVAGTIDPFIQTPDVVNAGRTFRIESPDPILVYCYMETKTQAEAWAPVPCEQWGKEYYASTVPGTVIRFSSRGNNIPAPSQIITTSLDTNTLIYYQVPGYGTVNQAAVTPQGARNVVFIGQDDSYAIHSAVSMNGNLVIASDIGGTKITSEKPFGVISGNMRSNGGFQPDTVFRGITRNSHKNMLIEAMSPIQTLGKEFVFMPTWDGKQELGLAPQTGGALRKNEIVRFIGTSANNTVVTSTDSYTTTGLPLFTRQISNSTGSVLPNNQFIVTPTSSVFSTFEATYFKSDKPTEAYSTSSAYAEQMFGGLTLEGAQTSAFTQAPYMVELVPREQWIKSGPFFTPETAMDNYLNIVTDSATASSQSIEITNNNGSASKIIFTKKVKGSDLVWATIKLQMNTFGFLNSSSGKFYAVCYGLSRDNSGFENQRPRAQYLEYSSRSYGYPIAPNKWYLQPHDSVKIDTSYTCPALDVNASILNLNKSGFRSVLLENNNNSKILFVKPTSYFRVIGDSNISFKVVPVNQTKDASATVVIMDRTGYSWKLQYNYYSEKLTLLKDTILMGEVTPQIESKLIEFEAVNNNSKTVVLTKVDFVNKLWGFTFVSSEPPLPATLKPGEKVLIKISQTPPPESARKVFYRDSILLQTECTQTIATVYSLRGNEPWIYIDDLNFGDLLPGESRTKTLQVCNIGGGIVAFKSPGPGRDVVEWLNRSFSISQAELVKLRNAKIGHQECIDVEITFKSDTEGYYVNKSQFYSTAAGRRDTSYWTAFVKVPGPRVSSYDFSTKQVTTPLNSCTKNDTTKYETIVKAWNNGSGEYVIKNFELIGKDAQDGYFSFGNKPKIQIGDKLRGKDSTEDNFRYQLVYFSPKDEREYSCKLRLVTGVGDTVESIIRGTGIESHVKVDPVNFGLVDSFGVYYYKTLSVKSVGTRPFSISGITIQGDFEISFDPLFPLPKPDRIKTLAIGESFDIPVRFRASKNGKKSANVCVVGDHSKCDDSCTVINVELLHIDSIPPKSEAIATKVNFKDVISCSNDSSEINVTNTGDAVLLIKTALLTPNNPAFIVSDINPTIIRKGEKVSIPVSFYPKNDLPDSADVLINCFDSTGTKVLTTTFTKLYGKGFSLITNTSISNINSPKPEGLIPIPVLVNDNSADTGNVSSLKFTLTYQTNCIILANQTDVNTESLTKGTLIDGWKGNVLSNIPGTLSVIFTAPQGEILKGKGTLLNLEFGLFLGQSLTSKITYTLEQNEQVKCVKFTTNSANVSIDSVCGSSIRLIELTNNNYSLDQNKPNPFNPSTNISFTLGLDGYSSIEIFNSIGEKVETLVNTYLKSGSYVIEWDAAAYPSGLYYYTLHSGSWRKTNSMLLQK; from the coding sequence ATGAAATACTTTTTGAATGGTTCGTTAAATTTAATATTAGCAATAATATTTTTTTTAATTTTTCAATCTAATATTAAAATATCAGCCCAAAGTTTTGATGAAGGTTCAGCAGGAAGATTGTTTGTAATAGCTTTTCCAGCAACTCAAACAGATAAACTAGATAATTTCTCTACACCTGATAAAACCGAAGCAAATTCATATTTGTGTATGTTCTCTCAAGTCGCACAAACCGTATCAATTAAGCGTCCTGATGGATTATTTGATTTAGTAAAAGTACTTGCTAAAAAGCCATATATATATGATATAGTATCAAAGAATAAATTAGTTGCCGGAACTATAGATCCTTTTATTCAAACACCAGATGTAGTTAATGCTGGAAGAACTTTCAGGATTGAATCACCTGATCCAATTTTAGTTTATTGTTATATGGAAACAAAAACTCAAGCAGAGGCTTGGGCTCCAGTTCCATGTGAACAATGGGGTAAAGAGTACTATGCATCAACAGTTCCAGGTACTGTTATAAGATTTAGTTCAAGAGGAAATAATATTCCTGCCCCTTCTCAAATTATTACAACATCTTTAGATACTAACACATTAATATATTATCAAGTTCCAGGTTATGGAACTGTAAATCAAGCAGCAGTTACTCCTCAAGGCGCAAGGAATGTAGTTTTCATTGGTCAAGATGACTCTTATGCAATTCACAGTGCAGTAAGTATGAATGGAAACTTAGTAATTGCAAGTGATATTGGAGGTACTAAAATAACATCAGAAAAACCGTTTGGTGTAATTTCTGGAAACATGAGAAGTAATGGTGGCTTTCAACCTGATACAGTTTTTCGTGGGATAACTAGAAATTCACATAAAAATATGTTAATAGAAGCTATGTCACCAATTCAAACTTTAGGAAAAGAATTTGTTTTTATGCCAACATGGGATGGAAAACAAGAATTAGGACTTGCTCCGCAAACAGGTGGTGCATTACGCAAAAATGAAATAGTACGTTTTATAGGTACATCAGCAAATAATACAGTAGTAACAAGTACAGATTCATATACAACAACTGGTTTGCCATTATTTACTAGACAAATTTCAAATAGTACTGGATCAGTGTTACCAAATAATCAGTTTATTGTAACTCCAACAAGCTCAGTATTTTCAACTTTTGAAGCAACATATTTCAAGTCAGATAAACCAACTGAAGCGTATTCCACATCTTCAGCCTATGCTGAACAAATGTTTGGTGGTCTTACTCTAGAAGGAGCTCAAACATCAGCTTTTACACAAGCCCCATATATGGTTGAATTAGTTCCTCGTGAACAATGGATTAAATCAGGACCGTTTTTCACTCCGGAAACTGCAATGGACAATTATTTGAATATTGTTACAGACTCCGCAACAGCTTCTTCACAGAGTATTGAAATTACTAACAATAATGGTTCTGCTTCTAAAATTATTTTTACAAAAAAAGTTAAAGGAAGTGATTTAGTTTGGGCAACAATTAAGTTGCAAATGAATACATTTGGCTTTTTAAATTCATCTTCAGGTAAATTTTATGCAGTATGTTATGGATTAAGTCGTGATAACAGTGGTTTTGAAAACCAACGACCAAGAGCACAATATCTTGAGTACTCATCACGTAGTTATGGTTACCCAATTGCACCTAATAAATGGTATCTTCAGCCCCATGATTCTGTTAAAATAGATACTAGTTATACTTGCCCTGCTTTAGATGTAAATGCAAGTATATTAAATCTAAATAAATCTGGATTCAGATCTGTACTTTTAGAAAATAATAATAACTCAAAAATATTATTCGTTAAGCCAACAAGTTATTTTAGAGTTATTGGAGATTCAAACATTTCCTTTAAAGTTGTCCCTGTTAATCAAACAAAAGACGCCTCTGCAACAGTCGTTATTATGGATAGAACAGGGTACAGTTGGAAACTACAATATAATTATTATTCAGAGAAACTTACTTTACTTAAAGATACAATTCTAATGGGTGAAGTAACACCTCAAATTGAATCAAAATTAATTGAATTTGAAGCTGTAAATAATAATTCAAAAACTGTTGTTCTTACTAAAGTAGATTTTGTAAATAAATTATGGGGATTTACTTTTGTTTCATCTGAACCTCCATTGCCAGCAACTTTAAAACCAGGAGAAAAAGTATTAATAAAAATTAGTCAAACTCCTCCACCAGAATCAGCAAGAAAAGTATTTTATAGAGATAGTATTTTATTGCAGACTGAATGTACTCAAACAATTGCAACAGTATATTCTCTAAGGGGAAATGAACCTTGGATTTATATTGATGACTTAAATTTTGGTGATTTACTTCCGGGAGAATCAAGAACAAAAACTTTGCAAGTATGTAATATAGGTGGTGGAATAGTTGCCTTTAAAAGCCCTGGTCCTGGTAGAGATGTTGTTGAATGGTTGAATCGTAGTTTTTCAATAAGCCAAGCTGAACTTGTCAAATTAAGAAATGCAAAAATTGGTCATCAAGAATGTATTGATGTTGAGATTACTTTTAAATCAGACACAGAAGGCTATTATGTGAATAAATCTCAATTCTATTCAACAGCAGCTGGAAGACGTGATACATCATATTGGACAGCTTTTGTAAAGGTGCCTGGTCCTCGTGTTTCGTCTTATGATTTTAGCACTAAGCAAGTTACAACTCCATTAAATAGTTGTACTAAAAATGATACAACTAAATATGAAACAATTGTAAAAGCTTGGAATAATGGTTCAGGTGAATACGTAATAAAGAATTTTGAATTAATAGGAAAAGATGCTCAAGATGGATATTTTTCATTTGGTAACAAACCTAAAATTCAAATTGGAGATAAACTAAGAGGCAAGGATTCAACTGAAGATAATTTTAGATATCAACTTGTTTATTTTTCTCCAAAAGATGAAAGAGAATATAGTTGTAAACTAAGGTTAGTTACAGGGGTTGGTGATACAGTTGAAAGTATAATTAGAGGAACAGGAATTGAATCGCATGTAAAAGTAGATCCAGTTAATTTTGGTTTAGTTGATTCGTTTGGTGTTTACTATTACAAAACATTATCTGTAAAATCAGTTGGAACAAGACCATTTTCAATATCTGGAATTACAATTCAAGGTGATTTTGAAATATCTTTTGATCCATTATTTCCTTTGCCAAAACCAGATAGAATTAAAACTCTTGCTATTGGCGAAAGTTTTGATATTCCTGTTCGCTTTAGAGCATCAAAAAATGGGAAGAAAAGTGCAAATGTATGTGTTGTAGGCGATCATTCCAAATGTGATGATAGCTGTACTGTTATAAATGTGGAATTGCTTCACATTGATTCTATTCCACCAAAATCAGAAGCAATTGCGACAAAAGTTAATTTTAAAGATGTCATTTCTTGCTCTAATGATTCGAGTGAAATAAATGTTACAAATACTGGCGATGCAGTACTTTTGATTAAAACCGCTTTGCTAACCCCAAACAATCCAGCTTTTATAGTTTCAGATATTAACCCAACAATTATAAGAAAGGGGGAGAAAGTTTCTATCCCTGTTTCTTTCTATCCAAAAAATGATTTACCAGATTCAGCAGATGTGTTAATTAATTGTTTTGATTCTACAGGAACTAAAGTATTAACAACCACTTTCACAAAGCTTTATGGAAAAGGATTTAGTTTGATTACAAATACCTCAATTAGCAATATTAATTCTCCTAAACCAGAAGGATTGATTCCAATTCCAGTTTTAGTTAATGATAATTCAGCAGATACTGGCAACGTAAGTAGTTTGAAATTTACTTTGACTTATCAAACAAACTGTATAATACTTGCAAATCAAACTGATGTAAATACAGAATCTTTAACAAAAGGAACTTTAATTGATGGGTGGAAAGGGAATGTTTTAAGTAATATACCAGGCACATTAAGCGTTATATTTACTGCTCCTCAAGGTGAAATACTCAAAGGTAAAGGAACTTTATTAAATCTTGAATTTGGCTTGTTTTTAGGTCAGTCTTTAACAAGTAAAATTACATATACATTAGAACAAAATGAACAAGTTAAATGTGTAAAGTTTACAACCAATTCAGCTAATGTTTCAATTGATAGTGTTTGCGGATCAAGCATTAGGTTAATAGAATTAACTAACAATAATTATTCTCTTGACCAAAACAAACCAAATCCATTTAATCCTTCAACTAATATCTCTTTTACATTAGGTCTTGATGGGTATAGTTCGATAGAAATTTTCAACTCAATTGGTGAAAAAGTTGAAACATTAGTTAATACATATTTGAAATCAGGAAGCTATGTTATAGAATGGGATGCAGCAGCATATCCATCAGGTTTATATTATTATACACTACACTCAGGAAGTTGGAGAAAAACTAATTCAATGCTATTACAGAAATAG
- a CDS encoding YdeI/OmpD-associated family protein — translation MKEKVDWYFEKDNIWQKEIKLLRSIILDCQLTEELKWGVPTYTYKKSNIVLIHTFKEYCAILFPKGVLLKDSKSVLIQQTENVQSARQIRFTSVNEIESLKSILKEYVFEACKVEDLGLKVKLKNTIEYKLPEEFQSKLIENPALKTAFELLTPGRQRAYILYFSQPKQSKTKIARIEKFKEQILMGKGLLD, via the coding sequence ATGAAGGAAAAGGTTGATTGGTATTTTGAAAAGGATAATATATGGCAAAAAGAAATAAAATTATTAAGGTCTATAATTCTTGATTGTCAGCTAACAGAAGAATTAAAATGGGGTGTTCCAACTTACACTTACAAGAAAAGTAACATTGTATTGATTCATACTTTTAAAGAATATTGTGCAATTTTATTTCCCAAAGGTGTTTTACTAAAAGATTCAAAAAGTGTACTAATTCAACAAACAGAGAATGTTCAATCAGCAAGACAAATTCGATTTACATCTGTTAATGAAATTGAGAGTTTGAAATCAATTTTAAAAGAATATGTTTTTGAAGCTTGTAAAGTTGAAGATCTTGGTTTGAAAGTAAAATTAAAAAATACAATTGAATATAAGTTACCAGAAGAATTCCAAAGCAAATTAATAGAAAACCCTGCTTTAAAAACTGCATTTGAATTATTAACACCAGGAAGACAAAGAGCATACATTCTTTACTTTTCACAACCAAAACAATCTAAAACTAAAATTGCAAGAATAGAAAAATTTAAAGAACAAATTCTCATGGGAAAAGGGTTATTGGATTAG
- a CDS encoding TonB-dependent receptor — MRFHIENIYFLLICLLTFSVPILLKSQETDKGIYLVNINSKIPLQDVSVKSNDNSFNTISDENGFIDLKNLSVLSKNLIISCVGFQSINIEITKLTFINKSSIIYLTPKVTSIQEVNVVVSANKGIFKTISDLDIHLRRINNSQEVLRMVPGLFIGQHAGGGKAEQIFLRGFDIDHGTDINISVDGMPVNMPSHAHGQGYADLHFVIPEIIDNVNFNKGPYYADKGNFTTAGFVEFKTKDYLESNFVKTEGGQFNTFRGIAGINILKPEGQKRDQSLYFAGEGSFTKGYFESPQDFSRFNGLLKYHGNINNQNTLNATLTGFKSNWHASGQIPDRAVENGSVGFYGAIDNTEGGSTSRHNLNIALQSRFSDGGLLNNQLYYSKYNFELYSNFTFYKEDRINGDQIRQKESRNIIGYNGFYQKDSYIGKLITETKAGVQIRYDIVDDIELTRTKNRIVNTKEIMIGIVNELNAAAYLSQNISLSDNFDITGALRFDYYNNQYNDKLISQGLTSNSTIISPKLNFNYRANDNVQLYLYNGKGFHSNDTRVAVQQNGKKVLPPAYGTDLGGIFKIGDNLIVQSALWYLWLDQEFVYVGDEGIVEPGGQSQRLGFDLSARFEVVKNLFVDVDLSLANPKSVGVVASESYLPLAPCFTSVGGLTYRNEKGLNGSLRYRFMDSRPANEDNTIIAEGYFIIDAAINYNTSNWEAGLSIQNLLNTKWKETQFDTESQLQSESAPISEIHFTPGTPFFGRLSFTMFF, encoded by the coding sequence ATGCGATTTCATATAGAAAATATTTACTTTCTTTTAATTTGTTTGTTAACATTTTCAGTTCCCATCTTATTAAAATCTCAAGAAACTGATAAAGGAATTTATTTAGTAAATATTAATTCAAAAATACCATTACAAGATGTATCTGTAAAAAGTAATGATAATAGTTTTAATACAATTTCAGATGAGAATGGTTTTATTGATTTAAAAAATTTGTCAGTTTTATCAAAAAATTTAATAATATCATGTGTCGGTTTTCAATCAATAAATATTGAAATCACAAAACTCACTTTTATTAATAAAAGTTCAATTATTTATTTAACCCCCAAAGTTACAAGCATACAGGAAGTAAATGTTGTCGTATCTGCAAATAAAGGAATCTTTAAAACAATTAGTGATTTAGATATTCATTTACGTCGAATAAATAACTCACAAGAAGTTTTGAGAATGGTTCCTGGTTTATTTATTGGTCAACATGCAGGCGGTGGTAAAGCAGAGCAGATATTCTTAAGAGGCTTTGATATAGACCATGGAACAGATATAAATATTTCAGTTGACGGTATGCCAGTTAATATGCCAAGTCATGCGCATGGTCAAGGCTATGCCGATTTGCATTTTGTAATCCCTGAAATAATTGATAATGTAAATTTTAATAAAGGACCATATTATGCTGATAAAGGAAATTTTACAACTGCAGGTTTTGTTGAGTTTAAAACAAAAGATTATTTAGAAAGTAATTTTGTAAAAACAGAAGGTGGTCAGTTTAATACTTTTCGTGGAATAGCTGGTATTAATATATTAAAACCTGAAGGACAAAAACGAGATCAAAGTTTATATTTTGCTGGAGAAGGTTCGTTTACTAAAGGGTATTTTGAAAGCCCACAAGATTTTAGTCGCTTTAATGGTTTGCTTAAATATCATGGTAACATTAACAATCAAAACACATTAAACGCAACACTAACTGGGTTTAAAAGTAATTGGCATGCATCAGGTCAAATACCCGATCGAGCAGTTGAAAATGGCAGTGTTGGTTTTTATGGAGCAATTGATAATACCGAAGGTGGAAGTACTTCTCGTCATAATTTAAATATTGCTTTGCAAAGCAGATTTAGTGATGGTGGTTTGCTTAATAATCAACTTTATTATAGCAAATACAATTTTGAATTATATTCCAACTTCACTTTTTATAAAGAGGATCGAATAAATGGTGACCAAATAAGGCAGAAAGAAAGCAGGAATATTATTGGCTACAATGGATTTTATCAAAAAGATTCTTATATAGGAAAATTAATCACAGAAACTAAGGCTGGTGTTCAAATAAGATATGATATTGTTGATGATATAGAATTAACTCGTACAAAGAACAGAATTGTAAATACTAAAGAAATAATGATTGGTATTGTTAATGAGTTAAATGCTGCAGCTTATTTATCACAAAATATATCTTTATCAGATAATTTTGACATAACTGGAGCATTAAGATTTGATTATTATAATAACCAATATAATGATAAATTAATTTCACAAGGATTAACATCAAATTCAACAATCATAAGTCCGAAACTAAATTTCAATTATCGTGCAAATGATAATGTACAATTATATTTGTATAATGGCAAAGGATTTCATAGCAACGATACAAGAGTAGCTGTACAACAAAATGGAAAGAAAGTTTTACCACCTGCTTATGGAACAGATTTAGGTGGAATTTTTAAAATTGGTGATAACTTAATAGTTCAATCAGCATTATGGTATTTATGGCTTGACCAGGAGTTTGTATATGTAGGTGATGAAGGTATAGTTGAACCAGGAGGTCAATCACAACGATTAGGCTTTGACCTTTCAGCAAGATTTGAAGTGGTGAAAAATCTATTTGTAGATGTAGACTTAAGTCTTGCAAACCCAAAGTCTGTTGGTGTTGTTGCTTCTGAAAGTTATTTGCCATTAGCACCTTGTTTCACAAGTGTTGGAGGTCTTACTTACAGAAATGAAAAAGGGTTAAATGGAAGCTTACGTTATAGGTTTATGGACTCCAGACCAGCAAATGAAGATAATACAATTATAGCTGAAGGGTACTTTATAATTGATGCAGCAATTAATTATAATACGAGTAATTGGGAAGCTGGATTATCTATTCAAAACCTGCTAAATACTAAATGGAAGGAAACTCAATTTGACACTGAAAGTCAGTTACAATCTGAATCGGCACCAATTTCAGAAATTCACTTTACTCCTGGAACTCCATTTTTTGGAAGACTAAGTTTTACAATGTTTTTTTAG